In a genomic window of Flavobacteriales bacterium:
- a CDS encoding F0F1 ATP synthase subunit alpha — protein sequence MAEVKPAEVSAILKQELAGFRSEAELEEVGTVLQVGDGIARIYGLRGVQSGELIEFPSGLRGIVLNLEEDNVGAVLLGPSVGIKEGDTVKRTKRIASISTGEGMVGRVVNTLGEPIDGKGPIAGELFEMPIERRAPGVIYREPVKEPLQTGIKAVDAMIPIGRGQRELIIGDRQTGKSTVAIDTIINQREFYEAGKPVYCIYVAIGQKGSTVAGTVKTLEENGAMAYTTVVAANASDPAPMQFYAPFTGAAIGEYFRDTGRPALIVYDDLSKQAVAYREVSLLLRRPPGREAYPGDVFYLHSRLLERAAKVIADDKVASEMNDLPASLKGKVKGGGSLTALPIIETQAGDVSAYIPTNVISITDGQIFLESTLFLSGVRPAINVGISVSRVGGNAQIKSMKKVAGTLKLDQAQYRELEAFSKFGSDLDAATKAVLDKGARNVEILKQGQNSPMRVEEQIAIIYCGTKGLLSRIPVKNVKQFEAEYITMLRNKHSDVLAALKKGDYNDQITGTLEAVAKDLVKSLDN from the coding sequence ATGGCCGAAGTGAAACCCGCCGAAGTATCGGCGATCCTCAAACAAGAACTCGCCGGTTTCCGCAGCGAGGCCGAACTCGAAGAGGTCGGGACGGTGCTCCAGGTCGGTGACGGCATCGCCCGCATCTACGGGCTGCGCGGCGTGCAGAGCGGTGAGCTCATCGAGTTCCCCAGCGGACTGCGCGGCATCGTGCTGAACCTCGAAGAGGACAATGTGGGCGCCGTGCTCCTGGGCCCCAGCGTGGGCATCAAGGAAGGCGACACCGTGAAGCGCACCAAGCGCATCGCGAGCATCAGTACCGGCGAAGGCATGGTGGGCCGCGTGGTGAACACCTTGGGCGAGCCGATCGATGGCAAGGGCCCCATCGCAGGCGAGCTCTTCGAGATGCCCATCGAGCGCCGGGCGCCGGGCGTGATCTACCGCGAGCCCGTGAAGGAGCCGCTGCAGACCGGCATCAAGGCGGTTGACGCCATGATCCCCATCGGCCGCGGCCAGCGAGAGTTGATCATCGGCGACCGCCAGACCGGCAAGAGCACGGTGGCGATCGATACCATCATCAACCAACGGGAATTCTACGAGGCCGGCAAGCCCGTTTATTGCATCTATGTGGCCATCGGCCAGAAAGGCTCCACGGTGGCGGGCACGGTGAAGACCTTGGAGGAGAACGGCGCCATGGCCTACACCACGGTGGTGGCGGCCAACGCCAGCGACCCCGCGCCGATGCAGTTCTACGCCCCCTTCACCGGTGCGGCCATCGGCGAGTACTTCCGTGATACCGGCCGTCCCGCGCTGATCGTGTACGATGATCTCTCCAAGCAGGCCGTGGCGTACCGCGAGGTATCGCTGCTGCTCCGCCGCCCGCCCGGTCGTGAGGCTTACCCCGGTGATGTGTTCTACCTGCACAGCCGCTTGCTCGAGCGCGCCGCCAAGGTGATCGCCGACGACAAGGTTGCTTCCGAGATGAACGACCTGCCTGCATCGCTGAAAGGCAAGGTGAAAGGCGGAGGCTCGCTTACCGCGCTGCCTATCATCGAGACGCAGGCCGGTGACGTTTCGGCTTACATCCCCACCAACGTGATCTCGATCACCGATGGCCAGATCTTCCTGGAGAGCACCCTCTTCCTGAGCGGTGTGCGCCCGGCGATCAACGTGGGCATCAGCGTGAGCCGCGTGGGCGGCAACGCGCAGATCAAGAGCATGAAGAAGGTGGCCGGCACCCTGAAGCTCGACCAGGCGCAGTACCGCGAGCTGGAGGCCTTCTCGAAGTTCGGATCCGACCTCGACGCCGCCACCAAGGCGGTGCTCGACAAGGGCGCTCGAAACGTGGAGATCCTGAAGCAGGGCCAGAACAGCCCCATGCGCGTGGAGGAGCAGATCGCAATCATCTACTGCGGAACGAAAGGCCTGCTGAGCCGGATCCCCGTGAAGAACGTGAAGCAGTTCGAGGCCGAGTATATCACCATGCTGCGCAACAAGCACAGCGATGTGCTGGCCGCGCTGAAGAAGGGCGATTACAACGATCAGATCACCGGCACGCTTGAAGCCGTTGCCAAAGACCTGGTGAAGAGCCTCGACAACTAA
- a CDS encoding AtpZ/AtpI family protein: MSASEDMKKARKGYDDYLRYTGLGFTMLGVVLAFTAIGWWLDKQLHWVFPACTLVGSLLGIAGSMVYLFRETGNR, encoded by the coding sequence ATGAGCGCCAGCGAAGACATGAAGAAGGCGCGCAAGGGCTACGACGATTACCTGCGCTACACCGGTCTGGGATTCACGATGCTCGGTGTCGTGCTGGCCTTCACCGCAATCGGCTGGTGGCTCGACAAGCAGTTGCATTGGGTCTTCCCGGCCTGCACGTTGGTGGGCAGCTTGCTGGGTATCGCAGGATCCATGGTGTACCTGTTCAGGGAGACCGGGAACAGGTGA
- the atpF gene encoding F0F1 ATP synthase subunit B, protein MLLASLVEPSIGLIFWMTLTFLTVLFILAKFAWKPILNGLKEREASIADALNEAKRAREEMAALGAKNEELMRAAREEREVLLKEARDIRDKEIAEAKGKAKAEAEALLSRARADIQNEKKAAIVEMKNQLAELSIQVAEVILKEKLADRAAQQSLVDKVMNEAELRKS, encoded by the coding sequence ATGCTGCTCGCGAGCCTCGTAGAGCCCTCCATCGGCCTCATCTTCTGGATGACGCTGACCTTCCTGACCGTGCTCTTCATCCTGGCCAAGTTCGCCTGGAAGCCCATCCTCAATGGACTGAAGGAGCGTGAGGCCAGCATCGCCGATGCCTTGAATGAAGCGAAACGCGCACGCGAAGAGATGGCCGCGCTGGGCGCGAAGAACGAGGAGCTCATGCGCGCCGCCCGTGAAGAGCGCGAAGTGCTCCTGAAGGAGGCGCGCGACATCCGCGACAAGGAGATCGCCGAGGCCAAGGGCAAGGCGAAAGCCGAGGCCGAAGCGCTGTTGTCCCGCGCCCGCGCCGATATCCAGAACGAGAAGAAGGCCGCCATCGTGGAGATGAAGAACCAGCTCGCAGAGCTCAGCATCCAGGTGGCCGAAGTGATCCTCAAGGAGAAGCTCGCCGATCGCGCCGCGCAACAATCCCTGGTGGACAAAGTGATGAACGAAGCCGAGCTGCGCAAGTCATGA
- a CDS encoding M23 family metallopeptidase: protein MRSKYRLVLIDDRTFAERLSARLNLLSVLVFTVLAFLLYGALVSTLIVFTPLKRFIPGYSDEETRVQAIRSAERADSLQVALTEQRAFIHNLQAVLTGEQPLDSATLQRPALVRQDPAGLGPGAPDSALRARIQREEQYSLVEGRGASERRELASVLFVPPVEGVVTSAFDRVKGHFGIDIVTAPDAAVKSCLAGTVALSSWTTDAGHVLALQHTNGLVSVYKHNRVLLKKAGDRVKPGEAIAIVGDTGENSSGPHLHFELWHNGDAVDPAAYMMFQ from the coding sequence TTGCGCAGTAAGTACCGGCTGGTGCTCATCGATGATCGGACCTTCGCCGAGCGGCTCAGTGCACGACTCAACCTGCTGAGCGTCCTGGTGTTCACGGTGCTGGCCTTCCTGCTCTACGGTGCTTTGGTGTCGACCCTCATCGTCTTCACACCGCTCAAACGCTTCATCCCCGGATACAGCGACGAGGAGACCCGTGTTCAGGCGATCCGCTCCGCAGAGCGCGCCGACTCGCTCCAGGTGGCCCTGACTGAACAGCGGGCCTTCATCCACAACCTGCAGGCCGTGCTCACTGGCGAGCAGCCGCTTGACAGTGCGACCCTTCAGCGGCCGGCCCTGGTGCGTCAGGATCCTGCCGGATTGGGTCCCGGCGCTCCCGATAGCGCGTTGCGTGCGCGCATCCAGCGGGAAGAGCAGTACAGCTTGGTTGAGGGCCGGGGCGCAAGCGAGCGCCGCGAGCTGGCCAGCGTGTTGTTCGTGCCGCCCGTGGAGGGCGTCGTCACCAGTGCATTCGACCGGGTTAAGGGCCATTTCGGAATCGATATCGTCACCGCGCCTGATGCTGCGGTGAAGAGCTGCCTGGCGGGCACCGTGGCATTATCGAGCTGGACCACTGATGCGGGGCACGTGCTCGCCCTGCAGCACACCAACGGGTTGGTGAGCGTGTACAAGCACAACCGCGTTCTGCTCAAGAAGGCCGGCGATCGTGTGAAGCCGGGGGAGGCGATCGCCATCGTGGGCGATACCGGCGAGAACAGCTCCGGTCCCCATCTGCACTTCGAGCTCTGGCACAATGGCGATGCGGTGGACCCGGCAGCGTACATGATGTTTCAGTAG
- a CDS encoding polymer-forming cytoskeletal protein, producing MSKPNEPVSPGKINSIMEGTSIVGEVNSDSNIRIDGKVKGTVNARGRVIIGQTGVIEGEVICQSSDIEGTLVGKINCQDLLSLKATAKLQGDINTKKLAIEPGAVFTGNCSMAGGVVKEMDPVRLQSAPRPEQAQAGR from the coding sequence ATGAGCAAGCCCAACGAACCCGTAAGCCCAGGCAAGATCAACAGCATCATGGAAGGCACCTCCATTGTGGGCGAGGTGAACAGCGATAGCAATATCCGCATCGATGGGAAGGTGAAAGGCACCGTGAATGCCCGCGGCCGTGTGATCATCGGGCAAACCGGCGTGATCGAGGGAGAGGTGATCTGTCAGAGCAGCGACATTGAAGGCACGTTGGTGGGCAAGATCAATTGCCAGGACCTGCTGAGCCTGAAGGCCACCGCCAAGCTCCAAGGCGACATCAATACGAAGAAGCTGGCCATTGAGCCTGGAGCCGTATTCACCGGCAATTGCAGCATGGCCGGCGGCGTGGTGAAGGAAATGGACCCTGTCCGCTTGCAGAGCGCACCCCGGCCAGAGCAGGCGCAAGCCGGCCGCTGA
- the atpE gene encoding ATP synthase F0 subunit C: MFLSVLLDLGTGYGIAALGAGLAALGAGVGIGRIGGDAVQAMARQPESINDLRANMILTAALVEGAAFFAMVVGLLVVLKTA, encoded by the coding sequence ATGTTCCTCTCTGTCCTCCTCGACCTCGGCACCGGTTACGGTATCGCTGCTCTCGGCGCTGGTCTCGCTGCCCTTGGTGCCGGTGTTGGCATCGGCCGCATCGGCGGTGATGCCGTGCAAGCCATGGCCCGCCAGCCCGAGTCGATCAACGATCTGCGCGCCAACATGATCCTCACTGCCGCTCTCGTTGAAGGTGCTGCCTTCTTCGCGATGGTGGTGGGCCTGCTGGTCGTGCTGAAGACCGCTTAA
- a CDS encoding threonylcarbamoyl-AMP synthase, with protein sequence MRASVGKDLSIAASLLRDGGIVGIPTETVYGLAANAFDADAVLKVFTAKQRPSFDPLIVHVGRREDVTRVARDLPPGAQALIDAFWPGPLTLVLPKRTEVPDIVTSGLGTVGVRMPAHPLTLELLGTLEFPLAAPSANPFGYVSPTTAQHVADQLGDRIRYILDGGACAVGVESTIIGWEHDRWILYRPGGTAIEAIEAVIGSVSPAVKQVLPVAPGMLESHYAPRKPVQVGEVSELLELHQGKRIGVIAFHVEYPVHHCIGLSASGDLDEAARTLFSALRELDASDCDVILAERFPDEGLGRAINDRLLRAAAR encoded by the coding sequence ATGCGCGCAAGTGTGGGAAAAGACTTGAGCATCGCCGCAAGCCTCTTGCGCGATGGCGGAATCGTCGGCATCCCCACCGAAACGGTCTATGGCCTCGCTGCCAATGCCTTCGATGCGGATGCCGTGCTCAAGGTCTTTACCGCCAAGCAACGCCCCAGCTTCGATCCGTTGATCGTGCATGTGGGTCGCCGGGAAGATGTGACCCGCGTGGCGCGCGATCTGCCGCCCGGAGCGCAAGCGCTCATCGATGCTTTCTGGCCCGGCCCGCTCACCTTGGTGCTGCCCAAGCGCACCGAGGTGCCCGACATCGTCACCAGCGGATTGGGCACCGTGGGCGTGCGCATGCCGGCGCATCCGCTCACGCTTGAATTGCTCGGCACGCTCGAGTTCCCGCTCGCGGCGCCCAGCGCGAACCCTTTCGGTTACGTGAGCCCTACCACCGCGCAGCACGTGGCCGATCAGCTCGGCGACCGGATCCGGTACATCCTCGACGGGGGGGCGTGCGCGGTAGGCGTCGAATCGACCATCATCGGATGGGAGCACGACCGCTGGATCCTTTACCGGCCTGGGGGCACCGCTATTGAAGCCATCGAAGCGGTGATCGGCTCTGTGTCGCCTGCCGTGAAGCAGGTGCTGCCCGTCGCGCCCGGCATGCTCGAGAGCCACTACGCGCCGCGCAAGCCAGTGCAGGTAGGCGAGGTCAGCGAGCTCCTCGAGCTGCATCAAGGGAAGCGCATTGGCGTGATCGCATTCCATGTGGAATACCCAGTCCATCATTGCATTGGGCTTTCTGCCAGCGGCGACCTGGATGAAGCCGCGCGCACGCTCTTCTCGGCGCTGCGCGAACTGGACGCCAGCGATTGCGATGTGATACTAGCAGAGCGTTTCCCGGATGAAGGGCTGGGCCGCGCAATCAATGATCGCTTGCTGAGGGCGGCGGCGCGCTGA
- the atpB gene encoding F0F1 ATP synthase subunit A — protein sequence MGPLSAQHEGHGHPEAGAVQAEQSVHDQADHAHADSAMAVTTMGHEAEAKHTEEKKGFDAGTLIMSHIGDEHGWHLWGHTSLPLPIILYNSERGLSVFSSSRFDHGHKAYGGYLLHDGHIAATDAPDGTDAHHATINEELTKATWDISITKNVMSLFVSVTLLLIIFLSVAKAYTRRAGQAPTGLQNLIEPIILFVRDDVAKSAIGHKYERFLPYLLTAFFFIFLNNLLGLVPFFPGGANLTGNIAVTIVLALITFIIVTVNGNKHYWHHILAMPGVPGWVLAILTPVEILGMFLKPFVLMIRLFANITAGHIIALSFFSLIFVFGETSAGAGYGVAIGSWAFTVFMMCLELLVAFIQAYVFTFLSAMYIGAAVEEPHHH from the coding sequence ATGGGCCCACTTTCCGCGCAGCACGAAGGGCATGGGCACCCCGAGGCGGGCGCTGTACAGGCCGAGCAATCGGTTCATGACCAAGCCGATCATGCGCACGCCGACTCCGCCATGGCCGTGACCACCATGGGCCATGAGGCAGAGGCCAAGCACACTGAAGAGAAGAAAGGCTTCGACGCCGGCACGCTCATCATGAGCCACATCGGCGATGAGCATGGCTGGCACCTCTGGGGCCACACCAGCTTGCCGCTTCCCATCATCCTTTACAACAGCGAGCGCGGCCTGAGCGTGTTCAGCAGCAGCCGTTTCGACCATGGCCACAAGGCCTATGGCGGCTACCTGCTGCACGACGGGCACATCGCCGCCACCGACGCGCCTGACGGCACCGACGCGCATCACGCGACCATCAACGAGGAGCTCACCAAGGCCACTTGGGACATCAGCATCACCAAGAACGTGATGAGCCTCTTCGTGAGCGTGACGCTCCTGCTCATCATCTTCCTCAGTGTGGCCAAAGCCTACACCCGTCGCGCAGGCCAGGCGCCCACTGGCCTGCAGAACCTCATCGAGCCCATCATCCTGTTCGTGCGCGACGATGTGGCCAAGAGCGCCATCGGCCACAAGTACGAGCGCTTCTTGCCTTATCTGCTCACGGCCTTCTTCTTCATCTTCCTGAACAACCTGTTGGGACTGGTCCCCTTCTTCCCTGGCGGCGCCAACCTCACGGGCAACATCGCCGTCACGATCGTGCTGGCCCTGATCACCTTCATCATCGTCACGGTGAACGGCAACAAGCACTACTGGCATCACATCCTGGCCATGCCGGGCGTGCCGGGCTGGGTGCTCGCGATCCTCACGCCAGTGGAGATCCTGGGCATGTTCCTGAAGCCCTTCGTGCTCATGATCCGACTCTTCGCCAACATCACGGCAGGCCACATCATCGCGCTCAGCTTCTTCAGCCTGATCTTCGTATTCGGCGAGACCAGTGCGGGCGCCGGCTATGGCGTGGCCATAGGCTCCTGGGCGTTCACGGTGTTCATGATGTGCCTCGAGCTCCTCGTAGCCTTCATCCAAGCCTATGTCTTCACCTTCCTCAGCGCCATGTACATCGGTGCTGCCGTTGAGGAACCGCACCACCACTAG
- a CDS encoding GH3 auxin-responsive promoter family protein has protein sequence MSLKSSIAKPYARKVTQAVMRRALDPVATQQAVLNELVRFAGDTAFGLEHRLHQVRDHSSLAQAIPLRDYEGFRPYIDRILFGERDVLWPGQPLYLCKTSGTTSGAKFIPITRESLPNHIGSARRALLAYIAHSGCSDFVDGKMIFLQGSPVLDKSRAIPTGRLSGIVANHVPRYLLKNRLPSFTTNSIADWETKVEAIVTETMKADMRLISGIPAWVQMYFERLLARTGKAKVKEVFPNFSLFVYGGVNFGPYRARLESLIGGSVPSIELFPASEGFIAYQDMSNEEGLLLVLDNGIYFEFIPTSELGKPAPKRLSIAEVEVGVNYALVLHTNAGLWGYEIGDTVRFVSLSPPRIVVTGRTKHFTSAFGEHVIAEEVEGALKDAMEQVPCEVAEFTVAPQLSPAEGLPHHEWYIEFAAPPSDSERFALAIDSALQKRNPYYRDLITGKVLRPLVIRSLPRGAFAAWMKARGMNDAQSKVPRLANDRKYTEGLR, from the coding sequence ATGAGCCTCAAGTCAAGCATCGCGAAGCCTTATGCGCGCAAGGTCACCCAAGCCGTGATGCGGCGCGCGCTGGACCCGGTGGCCACGCAGCAGGCGGTTCTGAACGAGCTCGTTCGTTTCGCCGGCGATACGGCTTTCGGCCTTGAGCACCGCCTGCACCAGGTGCGCGACCATTCTTCCTTAGCGCAGGCCATCCCGCTGCGCGATTATGAAGGCTTCAGGCCGTACATCGACCGTATCCTATTCGGTGAACGCGATGTGCTCTGGCCCGGGCAGCCTCTCTACCTGTGCAAGACCAGCGGCACCACCAGCGGGGCGAAGTTCATTCCCATCACGCGCGAGAGCCTGCCCAACCACATCGGCAGCGCGCGGCGCGCCTTGCTCGCCTACATCGCGCACAGCGGCTGTTCCGATTTCGTGGATGGCAAGATGATTTTCCTGCAAGGCAGCCCGGTGCTGGACAAGAGCCGCGCTATTCCTACGGGCAGGCTCAGCGGCATCGTGGCCAATCATGTCCCGAGGTACCTGCTGAAGAACCGGCTGCCCTCGTTCACCACGAACAGCATCGCCGATTGGGAGACGAAAGTGGAGGCGATCGTGACCGAGACGATGAAGGCCGACATGCGCTTGATCAGTGGCATACCGGCCTGGGTGCAGATGTACTTCGAGCGCTTGCTGGCCCGCACGGGCAAAGCGAAGGTGAAAGAGGTCTTCCCGAATTTCTCGCTCTTCGTCTACGGCGGCGTCAATTTCGGGCCCTACCGTGCGCGCCTGGAATCGCTCATCGGCGGCAGCGTGCCCAGCATTGAATTGTTCCCCGCGAGCGAGGGCTTCATCGCGTACCAGGATATGAGCAACGAGGAGGGACTGCTGCTCGTTCTCGACAACGGCATCTATTTCGAGTTCATCCCCACCAGCGAGCTGGGCAAGCCCGCGCCCAAGCGCCTCTCCATCGCCGAGGTGGAGGTGGGCGTGAATTACGCGCTCGTGCTGCACACCAACGCTGGCCTTTGGGGGTACGAGATCGGCGACACCGTGCGCTTCGTCTCGCTCTCACCGCCGCGCATCGTCGTCACCGGCCGGACGAAGCACTTCACCAGCGCCTTCGGCGAGCATGTGATCGCTGAGGAGGTCGAGGGCGCGCTGAAGGATGCCATGGAGCAAGTGCCGTGCGAGGTGGCCGAGTTCACCGTGGCGCCGCAGCTTTCGCCGGCGGAAGGGCTCCCGCATCACGAGTGGTACATCGAATTCGCGGCGCCGCCATCGGACAGCGAGCGGTTCGCGTTGGCGATCGATTCGGCCCTGCAGAAGCGCAACCCGTACTACCGCGACCTCATCACCGGCAAGGTGCTGCGGCCTTTGGTGATCCGTTCGTTGCCGCGCGGCGCGTTCGCCGCATGGATGAAAGCACGCGGCATGAACGACGCGCAGAGCAAGGTGCCGCGATTGGCGAATGACCGGAAGTACACGGAAGGGCTGCGCTGA
- a CDS encoding Rieske 2Fe-2S domain-containing protein, with protein MQRRDFLRSACQACAAMALIPVAATLEGCASTAKAMTVTDGVLNVPLDALGNGNSTVVRANGLANKLMISKRSDGTYTALELNCPHKGGPIKEKEGQLVCGWHGSAFDMNGDLKKGPAKTGLKTYPVEADGGMLRVRLA; from the coding sequence ATGCAACGAAGAGACTTCCTCCGCAGCGCCTGCCAAGCGTGCGCGGCCATGGCGCTGATCCCAGTAGCTGCCACGCTGGAGGGCTGTGCATCCACGGCGAAAGCGATGACCGTAACGGATGGCGTGCTGAATGTGCCGCTGGATGCGCTGGGCAATGGCAACAGCACTGTGGTGCGTGCGAACGGCCTTGCGAACAAGCTCATGATCTCGAAGCGCTCCGATGGCACCTACACCGCGCTGGAACTGAACTGCCCCCACAAAGGCGGGCCGATCAAAGAGAAAGAAGGTCAGCTCGTATGCGGCTGGCACGGCAGCGCATTCGACATGAATGGGGACTTGAAAAAAGGACCCGCGAAGACCGGCTTGAAGACCTATCCGGTTGAAGCGGACGGGGGCATGCTGCGGGTGAGGCTGGCGTGA
- a CDS encoding LTA synthase family protein codes for MPRHLLLLFKLLVVGLVAGTLFRTTLLFLHRDQWHDAALADVLMALFDRGLLFDLYACSWTLALPALLLGVAHALGGMQPWAWRLARWAFTLPFLLLLFLASADIPYFDYTNMRITDAALITLHDPAQAFLELVTTPAYLGTLLLFAALAWTVARGVGRLFLSHQAASTSPAPVRWALLPLPLALLFLGMRGSADFDEHPLIAQDAFFSDSPFLNQLGTNAAFSFIESLGQDHVNLLPAEEALTNARRYLGIGAQRFASPIAREVRFDEPPLRRNVVLILVESLSAQRLHRYGHPKWLMPSLEQLMDSSVVMDRFYSSGMHTANGIFSSHYGLPPIGAQHPMMHPSMTAQRFHGLPGTLRDNGYRTCFISPGDPRFDNMNGFLPSNGFEELVSRDDFPDSDASNSWGVTDHALYRMALRRADRYAREGQVPFLLSLLTVSSHKWSKAPSDIPGFAPTSADDDEAIYEYADRALAEFLAEARTRSWFNSTLFVILGDHGQAFDPLYEVPLAYHHVPLLLHAPGWLEPDAMHGFGTQADLPATILGLLRIPHIDNTLGKDLMHGGHAAAYFCSDHRICAINSSGYRIRDREAVRLYDHRTRSTSDVAATRAALRDSLGRYAESMVQAAQALVERKLAGTDGMRPADHAAR; via the coding sequence ATGCCTCGCCACCTCCTGCTCCTGTTCAAGCTCCTCGTCGTTGGATTGGTCGCCGGCACGCTCTTCCGCACCACATTGCTGTTTCTGCATCGCGATCAATGGCACGATGCAGCCCTCGCAGATGTGCTGATGGCGCTGTTCGACCGCGGCCTGCTCTTCGACCTGTACGCCTGCTCATGGACCCTTGCATTGCCCGCACTGCTGCTCGGGGTGGCGCATGCGTTAGGCGGCATGCAACCCTGGGCCTGGAGGCTTGCGCGCTGGGCGTTCACCCTGCCCTTCCTGCTGCTGCTCTTCCTCGCCAGCGCCGACATCCCCTATTTCGACTATACCAACATGCGCATCACCGATGCGGCGCTGATCACGTTGCATGACCCCGCGCAGGCATTCCTTGAACTCGTGACCACGCCTGCCTACCTAGGCACCTTGCTGCTCTTCGCGGCGCTGGCTTGGACCGTGGCGCGTGGCGTGGGGCGCCTCTTCCTATCGCATCAGGCTGCATCCACGTCGCCAGCTCCGGTCCGCTGGGCGCTGCTACCTCTTCCGCTCGCATTGCTCTTCCTCGGCATGCGCGGCTCGGCTGATTTCGATGAGCATCCGTTGATCGCTCAGGACGCCTTCTTCAGCGACTCGCCCTTCCTCAACCAGCTCGGCACCAATGCGGCCTTCAGCTTCATCGAGAGCCTCGGGCAGGATCACGTGAATCTATTGCCAGCCGAAGAAGCCCTCACGAATGCGCGGCGCTACCTGGGAATCGGCGCGCAGCGCTTCGCTTCTCCGATCGCGCGCGAAGTGCGCTTCGATGAACCGCCGCTGCGCCGCAACGTGGTGCTCATCCTGGTGGAAAGCCTAAGCGCCCAGCGCTTGCACCGGTACGGGCATCCGAAATGGCTGATGCCTTCATTGGAGCAGCTCATGGATTCATCCGTGGTGATGGATCGCTTCTATTCCAGCGGCATGCACACCGCGAACGGCATCTTCAGCAGTCACTATGGCCTCCCGCCGATCGGCGCGCAGCACCCTATGATGCATCCGAGCATGACGGCCCAGCGCTTCCACGGACTGCCGGGCACCTTGCGCGACAACGGTTACCGCACCTGCTTCATCAGCCCGGGCGATCCGCGCTTCGACAACATGAACGGATTCCTTCCTTCGAACGGCTTCGAGGAGCTGGTCTCGAGGGACGACTTCCCGGATTCCGACGCCAGCAACAGCTGGGGCGTGACCGATCATGCGCTCTACCGCATGGCGCTGCGCCGGGCCGACCGGTACGCGCGCGAGGGCCAGGTGCCATTCCTGCTCAGCCTGCTCACCGTGAGCAGCCACAAGTGGAGCAAGGCGCCGAGCGACATCCCGGGCTTCGCGCCCACGAGCGCCGATGATGACGAAGCGATCTACGAGTACGCCGACCGAGCCCTCGCGGAATTCCTTGCCGAAGCGCGCACGCGGTCCTGGTTCAACAGCACGCTCTTCGTGATCCTGGGCGATCACGGTCAGGCCTTCGACCCGCTGTACGAGGTGCCACTAGCCTACCACCATGTGCCGCTGCTCTTGCATGCGCCGGGCTGGTTGGAGCCTGATGCGATGCACGGCTTCGGCACCCAGGCCGACCTGCCCGCCACGATCCTTGGTCTCCTGCGCATCCCGCACATCGACAACACGCTCGGCAAGGACCTGATGCACGGCGGGCACGCAGCAGCCTACTTCTGCTCCGACCACCGCATCTGCGCCATCAACTCCTCGGGCTACCGTATCCGTGACCGTGAAGCGGTGCGCTTGTACGATCACCGGACGCGCAGCACGAGCGACGTGGCCGCCACGCGCGCCGCTTTGCGCGATTCGCTCGGGCGCTATGCCGAGAGCATGGTGCAGGCAGCGCAAGCCCTTGTGGAGCGCAAGCTCGCCGGAACCGATGGCATGCGGCCGGCCGATCATGCAGCGCGATAA
- the atpH gene encoding ATP synthase F1 subunit delta, producing the protein MDMAREKGQLDAMQADMRLLASTCAENRELVVILKSPVVKSDAKDRILKGIFDDKVGPITRSYMGILVRKGRESLLPDVAAAFNELFKVDQNIVTAVVTSAVALNADTRAQVIALAMKQHPGKTIDLKEKVDPALIGGVSIRIGDEQYDGTVSRRLADLRREFSKNPYIPAI; encoded by the coding sequence ATGGACATGGCCCGGGAGAAGGGTCAGCTTGACGCGATGCAGGCCGATATGCGCCTGCTGGCGAGCACCTGCGCCGAGAACCGGGAGCTGGTGGTGATCCTGAAAAGCCCGGTGGTGAAGTCCGATGCGAAGGACCGGATCCTGAAGGGCATCTTCGACGATAAGGTGGGCCCGATCACCAGGTCCTACATGGGCATCCTGGTGCGCAAAGGCCGCGAGTCGCTTTTGCCCGATGTGGCCGCGGCCTTCAACGAGCTCTTCAAGGTGGACCAGAACATCGTGACCGCTGTGGTCACCAGCGCTGTTGCGCTGAATGCTGATACCCGCGCCCAGGTGATCGCCCTCGCGATGAAGCAGCACCCTGGCAAGACGATCGATCTGAAGGAGAAGGTCGATCCCGCCCTGATCGGAGGCGTGAGCATCCGCATCGGGGATGAGCAGTACGATGGCACCGTGAGCCGCCGACTCGCCGATCTGCGCCGCGAATTCTCCAAGAACCCGTACATCCCCGCGATCTAA